The sequence CCGCTGCATCACCCGTTCTATTCTCAAGTCCTCAGGTGCTGTCACTAGGATAGTCCGGTCCAATTCTTTGTGGCCTCCTGTCTCGAAGATGATGGCCGCCTCCTTGATACAATAGGGCGCATCACCACTCAGACCCTCTAGCCATGCTCGATAGTCCCTTCTGACAGCCGGATGGACCAGCCGATTGAGCGCTTTCAAACGATCGCGATCTGCAAAAACGACCGATGAGAGATACGCTCTGTCTAGCTCCCCATCCACGTATGCACGAGGTCCGAACTCTACTGAGACGGCCACTTTGAGATCCACATCATGATGCATGAGATAC is a genomic window of Flavobacteriales bacterium containing:
- a CDS encoding dephospho-CoA kinase, producing the protein MIRVGLTGGIGSGKTTVARIFSALGVPIYYADERAKYLMHHDVDLKVAVSVEFGPRAYVDGELDRAYLSSVVFADRDRLKALNRLVHPAVRRDYRAWLEGLSGDAPYCIKEAAIIFETGGHKELDRTILVTAPEDLRIERVMQRDDVSEEQVRSRMKEQWSDADKLDLADHVIQNDGKHSLIEQVMDLHEILSAGL